The Nocardioides ginsengisegetis region CGGCCTGGCGCGGGACACCAGCACGATCCGGCTCGGCACGATGATGACGAGCGCGACGTTCCGGCACCCCGGCCCCCTCGCCATCCAGGTGGCCAACGTCGACCAGATGAGCGGCGGTCGCGTCGAGCTCGGGATCGGTGCGGGCTGGTTCGCCCAGGAGCACACGGCCTACGGCATCCCCTTCCCCTCCACCGGCGAGCGCTTCGACCGGTTCGAGGAGCAGCTCGCGATCATCACCGGGCTGTGGGGCACGGCGGTGGGGGAGCGGTTCACCCACCGCGGCACCCACTACGAGGTCATCGACTCCCCGGCCCTGCCGAAGCCGACCCAGGCCCGGCCGCCGGTGCTGATCGGCGGGCTGGGCAAGAAGCGGACCCCGGAGCTCGCCGCCCGCTACGCCGACGAGTTCAACCTGCCCTTCGTCGATGAGGAGACGACCGCGGCGCAGTTCGCCCGGGTGCGCGCCGCCTGCGAGGCGCAGGACCGCGACCCGGCGACGATGACCTGGTCCAACGCCCTCGTGGTCTGCGTCGGTGCCGACGAGGCCGAGGTCGAGCGTCGGGCGAAGGCGATCGGGCGGGAGCCCGAGGAGCTGCGCACCAACGGCCTCGCCGGCTCACCGGACGAGGTCGTCGACAAGCTCCGCCGCTACGCCGCCCTCGGTGCCGAGCGCGCCTACCTCCAGGTGCTCGACCTGGGGGACCTGGACCACCTGCGGCTCATCGCCACCGAGGTCGCGCCGCACGTCTGACGCACGCCGCGGCCGGGGGACCGGCTC contains the following coding sequences:
- a CDS encoding LLM class F420-dependent oxidoreductase — its product is MELRIFTEPQQGATYDDLLAVARTAEELGFGAFFRSDHYLGMGTEGLPGPSDAWTTLAGLARDTSTIRLGTMMTSATFRHPGPLAIQVANVDQMSGGRVELGIGAGWFAQEHTAYGIPFPSTGERFDRFEEQLAIITGLWGTAVGERFTHRGTHYEVIDSPALPKPTQARPPVLIGGLGKKRTPELAARYADEFNLPFVDEETTAAQFARVRAACEAQDRDPATMTWSNALVVCVGADEAEVERRAKAIGREPEELRTNGLAGSPDEVVDKLRRYAALGAERAYLQVLDLGDLDHLRLIATEVAPHV